The proteins below are encoded in one region of Coffea arabica cultivar ET-39 chromosome 4c, Coffea Arabica ET-39 HiFi, whole genome shotgun sequence:
- the LOC113740222 gene encoding periodic tryptophan protein 2-like, with product MNYRFQNLLGAPYRGGNVVVVNNTLLVSPVGNRVSVTDLSKSETLTLPCQSSTNLRRIAASPDGIFLLAIDEKNRCLFINLRRRVVLHRITFKHPVSTAKFSPDGQLIAVAAGKLLQIWRSPGFRKEFFPFELVKTFADCNDKITALDWSPDSNFILAGSKDLTVRLFCLKKLKSYSKPFLFLGHRDAIVGCFFGIDKKTNKVLRVYTISRDGAIFSWGYRGGDGKFDGGGLQEISEPESPGTPEQNFDGNLAVEKRKDVDGKNGTLDDESDFLLHRLKWELMKKDYFMQAPAKLTACDYHTGLNMLVVGFSNGVFGLYQMPDFVCIHLLSISREKITTAVFNDLGNWLTFGCAKLGQLLVWEWKSESYILKQQGHYFDVNCLAYSPDSQLLATGADDNKVKVWTVSSGCCFVTFSEHTNAVTALHFMASNHCLLSASLDGTVRAWDLFRYRNFRTFITPTSKQFVSLAADQSGEVICAGTLDSFEIYVWSMKTGRLLDVLSGHEGPVHGLMFSPTNAILASSSWDKTVRLWDVFEGKGAVETFSHTHDVLTLVYRPDGKQLACSTLDGLIHFWDPLEGLLMYTIEGRRDIAGGRLMTDRRSAANSTTGKCFTTLCYSADGSYILAGGSSKYICMYDVADQVLLRRFQITHNLSLDGVLDFLNSKNMTEAGPLELIDDDNSDTEEGVEKQTQSKLAYDLPGSMPNHGRPIIRTKCLRIAPTGRNWAAATTEGVLVYSMDDSFIFDPTDLDIDVTPEAVDAALNDGQPKRALILSLRLNEDALIKKCIIAVSPAEVPAVASSVPFKHLQRLLEALAHLLENCPHLEFVLRWCQELCRVHGPSIQHNSRNLLPALKSLQKAITRSHQDLADTCSSNEYMLQYLCSTSHKR from the exons ATGAATTACAGGTTCCAGAATCTCCTCGGAGCTCCATACAGAGGTGGCAACGTCGTCGTTGTCAACAACACACTCCTTGTTTCACCGGTCGGTAACCGAGTCTCCGTCACCGACCTCAGTAAATCAGAAACCCTGACTCTACCATGCCAATCCTCCACCAATCTCCGCCGAATCGCTGCCTCACCTGATGGCATCTTCCTCCTTGCCATTGACGAGAAGAATCGCTGCCTCTTCATCAACCTACGCCGCCGCGTTGTTCTCCATCGTATCACTTTTAAACACCCTGTCTCCACCGCTAAATTCAGCCCTGACGGCCAGCTCATTGCCGTAGCTGCCGGTAAGCTTCTGCAAATTTGGCGCTCCCCTGGGTTTAGGAAAgaatttttcccttttgaattgGTTAAAACATTTGCTGATTGCAATGATAAGATTACTGCTCTGGATTGGAGCCCTGACTCGAATTTTATACTTGCTGGCTCCAAAGACTTGACAGTTAGGTTGTTTTGCTTGAAAAAGCTAAAGAGTTACAGTAAACCATTTTTGTTCTTGGGCCACAGAGATGCAATTGTTGGCTGCTTTTTCGGAATTGACAAGAAAACTAACAAAGTTTTGAGGGTTTATACAATATCGCGCGATGGGGCGATATTTAGCTGGGGATATAGGGGTGGTGATGGTAAATTTGATGGAGGAGGACTTCAAGAAATTTCAGAGCCAGAGTCTCCAGGTACACCGGAGCAGAATTTTGATGGTAATCTCGCAGTGGAAAAAAGGAAGGATGTTGATGGTAAAAATGGAACTTTGGATGACGAGAGTGACTTCTTGTTGCATAGGCTGAAATGGGAACTGATGAAGAAGGACTATTTTATGCAAGCGCCAGCAAAGTTAACTGCTTGTGATTATCATACGGGACTTAACATGTTGGTTGTGGGTTTCTCAAATGGAGTTTTTGGCCTTTATCAGATGCCTGATTTTGTCTGCATTCACTTATTGTCAATATCAAGAGAGAAAATCACCACCGCTGTTTTTAATGATCTGGGGAACTGGTTGACATTTGGGTGTGCAAAGCTTGGTCAGTTGCTTGTTTGGGAGTGGAAATCAGAGAGTTACATACTGAAGCAGCAAGGGCATTACTTTGATGTGAATTGCCTAGCATATTCTCCAGATTCCCAGCTTTTGGCTACAGGGGCCGATGATAATAAAGTCAAG GTATGGACTGTTTCATCTGGCTGCTGTTTCGTTACATTCTCTGAGCACACCAATGCAGTTACTGCACTTCATTTCATGGCTAGTAACCACTGTCTTTTGAGTGCGTCGTTGGATGGGACTGTTCGTGCGTGGGATTTGTTTCGGTATAGAAACTTTAGAACATTCATTACTCCTACTTCTAAACAGTTTGTTTCTTTAGCAGCAGATCAGAGCGGTGAAGTGATTTGTGCTGGAACTCTTGATTCTTTTGAG ATATATGTTTGGTCAATGAAGACAGGAAGGTTGTTGGACGTTCTCAGCGGTCATGAAGGTCCTGTTCACGGGTTGATGTTTTCTCCTACAAAT GCTATCTTAGCTTCCTCTTCATGGGACAAAACTGTTCGCTTGTGGGATGTTTTTGAAGGGAAAGGTGCAGTTGAAACTTTTTCACACACACATGATGTCCTCACTCTTGTTTATCGCCCAGATGGAAAGCAATTGGCTTGTAGTACTTTAGATGGGCTAATCCATTTTTGGGACCCACTTGAGGGCTTGCTAATGTATACCATCGAGGGCCGTAGAGATATTGCAGGAGGACGTCTAATGACTGATCGCAGATCGGCTGCTAATTCAACGACTGGAAAATGCTTTACCACCTTGTGTTATTCTGCTGATGGGAGCTACATATTAGCTGGTGGGAGTAGTAAATACATATGTATGTATGATGTCGCTGATCAG GTGTTACTTCGCAGATTCCAAATAACCCATAATCTCTCCCTTGATGGAGTTCTTGATTTCTTAAACTCGAAGAATATGACCGAAGCCGGCCCACTGGAATTGATCGATGATGATAATAGTGATACAGAAGAAGGTGTGGAAAAGCAAACACAAAGTAAGTTGGCATATGATTTGCCAGGATCAATGCCTAATCATGGAAGGCCCATTATTCGAACAAAATGCCTGAGAATTGCACCAACTGGCCGGAATTGGGCAGCTGCAACAACAGAAGGAGTTTTGGTCTATTCTATGGATGATTCTTTTATATTTGATCCCACCGATCTTGACATTGACGTCACACCTGAA GCGGTCGATGCTGCATTGAATGATGGTCAGCCAAAAAGGGCTTTAATCCTCAGCTTACGGTTGAATGAAGATGCACTAATTAAGAAATGTATTATTGCTGTCAGTCCAGCTGAGGTACCAGCTGTTGCTTCATCGGTCCCTTTCAAACATCTACAGAGATTATTAGAGGCACTAGCACATCTTCTTGAAAACTGTCCCCATTTGGAGTTTGTTCTTCGATGGTGTCAG GAGCTGTGCAGAGTCCATGGTCCCTCTATCCAGCATAATTCCAGAAATTTGCTCCCTGCTCTAAAATCCTTGCAGAAGGCTATCACTCGATCACATCAGGATTTAGCCGATACCTGCTCATCAAACGAGTATATGCTTCAGTATTTGTGTTCCACAAGCCACAAGAGATGA
- the LOC113738531 gene encoding monothiol glutaredoxin-S15, mitochondrial-like yields the protein MSRSLAGLLRRSIAAFPAAQSSAIASGCFYRSATCYSTTVPHDPDTHEDFIPTSKLEGSGLSLNKIVEQDVNENPVMIYMKGVPDLPRCGFSSLAVRVLQEYSVPISARNILEDPELKNAVKAFSNWPTFPQIFIHGEFIGGSDIILNMHQTGELREKLKDTSDGQEKVE from the exons ATGTCAAGGTCATTGGCGGGTTTACTGAGGAGGAGCATTGCGGCCTTTCCAGCTGCTCAATCCTCTGCTATT GCTTCTGGATGCTTTTATCGAAGTGCAACCTGCTATTCAACTACTGTGCCACATGATCCTGATACACACGAAGACTTCATACCCACTAGTAAGCTTGAGGGTTCTGGACTTTCACTGAATAAAATTGTTGAACAG GATGTCAACGAGAACCCTGTGATGATTTACATGAAAGGAGTCCCAGATCTTCCTCGTTGTGGATTCAGCTCATTAGCAGTGAGGGTGCTGCAAGAATACA GTGTACCTATAAGCGCCCGAAATATACTGGAAGACCCTGAGCTGAAGAATGCTGTGAAAGCCTTCAG CAACTGGCCTACATTCCCTCAAATATTCATTCATGGGGAGTTCATTGGAGGATCAGATATCATCCTTAATATGCACCAG ACTGGTGAGCTTAGAGAAAAGCTGAAAGATACCTCTGATGGACAAGAGAAAGTGGAATAA
- the LOC113738554 gene encoding uncharacterized protein: MPKDRRVNRLSSSQSRVSPYNRGSRDLNSNKLDASLPPSLDESEWEEARCPICMEHPHNAVLLICSSREKGCCPYMCDTSHRHSNCLDQYRKSSIPTADSTARPDDEFLTWMLYRNGGGNGGGRQTSLQPNSSLGVQALEHTCPLCRGQISGWIVIEAARKYMNAKVRSCSMESCDFIGNYDELRKHARCKHPSVRPSEADPQRQSDWARLERQRDLGDTLSAYQSRFGSDLDGDDPPGWYDLNQDDDPFEGHWSAGVFFDDFFSGIHSESEDEESVYGDTLIDLHSEVEFSFSFLNDLSFYPWDEGRSSGSARTGSSLLDRSRRSRSSPDYHPETLNRNWNESAPSRYTQNSSRPTAPSGHSGNSSRPVARSRDMPSSSGPTAPSRHTSSSWRPTVPSFLRPSVPSRHIGNSLPANVPSTHSPSSLQPARDAPNSSRATAPSRHESSTSRPTAPSAAQRRQSYERRH; encoded by the coding sequence ATGCCAAAAGATAGAAGGGTGAACCGGTTATCTTCTAGTCAGTCAAGGGTATCTCCTTATAATCGTGGCTCAAGAGATTTGAACAGCAACAAGTTGGATGCTTCTTTGCCACCTTCTTTAGATGAAAGTGAGTGGGAAGAAGCTAGGTGTCCCATCTGTATGGAGCATCCGCACAATGCTGTCCTGTTAATCTGTTCATCTCGTGAAAAGGGTTGTTGCCCATATATGTGTGACACAAGCCACAGGCATTCAAATTGCCTCGATCAATATCGCAAATCATCAATTCCGACGGCAGATTCAACTGCTCGACCAGATGATGAATTTTTGACGTGGATGCTTTATCGTAATGGAGGTGGTAATGGAGGAGGGAGACAAACATCATTGCAGCCAAATAGTTCCTTAGGGGTACAAGCACTGGAACACACCTGCCCTCTTTGTCGGGGCCAGATCAGTGGATGGATTGTCATAGAGGCTGCTCGCAAGTACATGAATGCCAAAGTAAGAAGCTGTTCTATGGAGTCGTGTGATTTCATTGGGAATTATGATGAACTAAGAAAGCATGCTAGGTGTAAACATCCTTCTGTCAGGCCCTCTGAGGCTGACCCACAGCGCCAATCCGACTGGGCAAGGCTGGAGCGCCAGAGGGATCTCGGAGACACCCTGAGTGCATACCAGTCACGGTTTGGATCTGACTTGGACGGAGATGACCCTCCTGGGTGGTATGACTTAAATCAAGATGATGATCCCTTTGAAGGGCACTGGTCCGCAGGTGTTTTCTTTGACGACTTCTTCAGTGGAATTCATTCCGAGTCTGAGGATGAAGAAAGTGTGTATGGTGACACGTTAATTGATTTGCATTCCGAAGTCGAattctctttttcatttttgaacGACTTATCTTTTTATCCTTGGGATGAGGGCAGAAGCTCTGGCAGTGCAAGAACTGGTAGTAGCTTGCTTGATAGATCTAGAAGATCAAGATCAAGCCCCGATTATCACCCGGAGACTTTGAACCGAAACTGGAATGAAAGTGCGCCATCAAGGTATACGCAAAATTCTTCACGGCCAACTGCGCCATCAGGACATAGCGGAAATTCTTCCCGACCAGTTGCGCGATCAAGGGATATGCCAAGCTCTTCTGGACCAACCGCACCGTCAAGACACACGTCAAGTTCTTGGAGACCAACTGTGCCATCCTTTTTGAGACCAAGCGTACCATCAAGACATATCGGAAATTCTTTGCCCGCAAATGTGCCATCGACACACTCCCCAAGTTCTTTGCAACCAGCTAGAGATGCCCCAAATTCTTCTCGAGCAACTGCGCCATCAAGGCACGAGTCCAGTACTTCACGACCAACCGCGCCAAGTGCTGCGCAACGGCGACAGTCATATGAAAGGCGACATTAA